The Crocinitomicaceae bacterium sequence ATGGACTGTGCGACTATTCAAAACGCGCAGCCAAGCGACAGATGCGTGTAAAACGAATAAAGTTTTAGTCAACAGTCAAGTCATCAAACCTGCTCATGATCTCAAAGTAGGTGACATAATTCAGATTAAAAAAAACACTGCGCAATTTTCTTATCAAGTTCTCGCATTCACTGCTAACAGGGTAGGTGCTTCACTTGTGCCCAATTATATTAAAGATACAACGCCGCCGAGTGAGTTGGAAAAATACAAAACCTATCAATTAGCACAGCGCGAATTCAGAGATTTTCAAACCGCCAAACCATCAAAATCAGATCGTCAGAAATTGAGGAAGTTTTTAGATGGTAGCAATTAATCTTGGCATCATTTCTTTAATCAGTCTCTTCAAAAAATAGGACTCAATAGTTGTTTCTACGGCATTACATCTTCATATAATCCCTGATTAATCAATAGACGCCTTTCCTTTCAAATCAAATGGGTCAAGTCCGAAACGATATTGAAGTAATATTTCATGACATCCTTTGGTATAGCCCTGCAGCGGATTTGTTGAAAAATCAAACGCATAACCAAACACTACTGCCTCTTTGTAATTATACTGTACAAAAGTTGAAACAAATCCAAGGCTCTTGTATGACAATCCCAAACCAATCATGTTTTTATATAAAGCCATGAGTGAAATATCCGCCTGCGGTTTAACATTTTTCACATACTTCATCAACAAGGCTGTCTTCAATGAAAAATCATCACTTAATTCAGTTTTGAATCCTGCTGTTAGATAATAGTGTGTCATCAATGAAGGAGCATCTTGAAAATTAGCAGAGTTAAATTGATCAGCATTGACACTCATGATGCGTGGAACCGAAATTCCGGCATATGCATTTTTTGTATAATAATACGCTCCTATACCAATATGAGGTACGGCAAGATTCACATAACCTGCGGTGAAAACTTCATCATCGGTATCCCAATAAGTTAACCGATCATATTTTGTGTTCACCAAATCAACACCTGCGTTCACTCCAAATGCCAGCCTGTTGTTTTCATTCAACTTCACTTGATAACTGTATAAAGCAGCAATATTAGTCTGATTCGTTACACCAACATGATCTTGATACACCATACCACCTACCCCCATGTTGTATTTCTTGAGTGGTAACTCATACGTTACACCACCACTTGTTGGTGAACCGTCAAACCCTACCCATTGTTTTCTAAATGCGCCGGTCAAACTTGCATACTCTGTTGAGCCGGTTGCCGCAGGGTTAAAGAATGAGGTATTGTCCCCAAAAAATGTGTACGTGTATTCTTGTTGTGCAAATCCTGTTGCTAATCCGGCAAGAAGTAAATGCGTTAGAATGATCTTTTTCATGGTTTCTATTTTTTAATGTCGTTGAGACAATACCTATTTTCTTCTTAATTCAACATACCCGGTGAGTTCAATTTCACCGTCATTAATTGTGAGTATTACATAGTAAACTCCATCAGGTAATTCTTTGCCATCCATGGTGAGTCCACCCCAGTCATTGGTATAATTTTCTTTTTCATAAACTACATTTCCCCAACGATTTGTTACAACAAAATAATTGTCGGGATATGCCTCAAGACCGTGTACAACAAAATAATCATTTTTGTTGTCTCCGTTTGGTGACATAGCGGTTGGCATTTCCAGGTCATACGGTTGTGTCAATGAATCACCCAAGGTATATTGACAACCGTTTGCATCAGTAATAATTAACTCATAATATCCTGCTGCAAGTGAAGAAATATCCTGAGTTGTTGATCCATTTGACCAATCATAGAGGTATGGTGTTGTGCCACCTGTTACTTCTACATCAATACTTCCGTCACTACCATTGTAGAATGTGATATGATGATTGTGAAAATTCAACGGAGCATCAAGTGTCGCGTGCAAAGAATCGGGTTGTCCAACAGCATAGCTTGCTGAAAAATCACATGCGTTTGCATCTGTAATTGTTACATCATAATTTCCTGCCAAAAGGTTTTCAGCAAAAGAATCATCATCAGCATTTGACCACAAGTAAATGTATGGTTGAACACCACCTGATGCATTAA is a genomic window containing:
- a CDS encoding RNA-binding S4 domain-containing protein; protein product: MRIDKFLWTVRLFKTRSQATDACKTNKVLVNSQVIKPAHDLKVGDIIQIKKNTAQFSYQVLAFTANRVGASLVPNYIKDTTPPSELEKYKTYQLAQREFRDFQTAKPSKSDRQKLRKFLDGSN
- a CDS encoding type IX secretion system membrane protein PorP/SprF; translated protein: MKKIILTHLLLAGLATGFAQQEYTYTFFGDNTSFFNPAATGSTEYASLTGAFRKQWVGFDGSPTSGGVTYELPLKKYNMGVGGMVYQDHVGVTNQTNIAALYSYQVKLNENNRLAFGVNAGVDLVNTKYDRLTYWDTDDEVFTAGYVNLAVPHIGIGAYYYTKNAYAGISVPRIMSVNADQFNSANFQDAPSLMTHYYLTAGFKTELSDDFSLKTALLMKYVKNVKPQADISLMALYKNMIGLGLSYKSLGFVSTFVQYNYKEAVVFGYAFDFSTNPLQGYTKGCHEILLQYRFGLDPFDLKGKASID